The nucleotide sequence TACAAGGGTGCGGCGCTCCCCGAGAAGCTTCAAGGCTTCCATTCCAACCTCGCCGTGACGAAGAACGCCATATACGGCATCAGTTTCGTCGCCGCAAGCAAGGAATTCCATCTGCAGAAAATGAACCTCGAGAATGGCGCCATCACCTCGGTGGAAGATCTCGGCAATGTAGAAAATGAGCCGATCACTTCAGATGGCACAAACATCTATTTCATAACCAAGAAGGACGACAACATCGGCGTCTATGACGGCAACGCCGTATCGAACTTTAGCAATAAGGACGCGGCCGTCATACGCGCCATTTTCGGCGAGAAGACCGCCTATACGAGCGGCACTTTTGTATCAAACAGCGGCATCATGGCCGGCACGATCTCCAAGGACGGCACGAAAGACATGAAGTCCGTGCTCCCGAAAGATGAGTTTGCCAAACTCCAAGATGCCAAGGATGCAAGTGCAGAGAAAAATTCGTTCCTCGCCTGCGCAGATAAAGACGGCTTCTACATCACGACGCTCGCCACGCATGGCGGGGACAGCGGAAAGTGGACCAAGCCTCTGCACATGTACGGACCGGACGGCAAGAAGATCCGCACCTTCGAGTGCAACGAAGGGATCCCCGACTCGGCGGAAAAGCGCAAGATTTCCGAGCGTCAATCCATCGCGACGAAGGACTACGTCGTGTTCTACGATAGAGGCTTCCTGCGCGTATTCAACAAGAAGGACGGCAAGTATGTCGGCGACGTCGAGCTGAAGATCGACGGCAAAAACATTGAGCCCGCTGGTGCCGCAGTCGATGATGAGAACCACATCTACTTCATTGATCACGAGACGGACGCGAACATCTACCGCATCGACCTCTGATAACGAAGGGGGCGCTTCCGTGTCAGCAAAAAAATTCGCTTGGGAAAGAGCGCGGACGCTCGTGTCCGTCCTCTGCCTCCTGCTCATTACAGTCTTCATGACAGGATGCTTCAAGGGCGAGGCGAACCTCACGATCCGCGCCGACGGCTCCGCCGCCTTGAAGACGCGGCTTCTCGGCACGGATTTCCTCAAGGAGGCGATCATCGAAGCGACGAATGAGATGAAGAAGAAAGACTCTGCCGCTGTCGTCAAAGAAATCAGCGAAGGCGACAAGACGGGTTTCGAGAGCACTTCGGAATACCCCGACATGAAGACGCTCGCCGAAAAGGGCGGCGACCTCTTCACGCGCCGTGACGGCAAGGCGGCGGGCATCCAGCAAAAGAAGACGTGGTTCTACGACGCCTACGCACTCGATCTCTACGCAGGCCCTAGTGAAACAGGAAATGATGCCGATGGCGACGATCCTGCGGCTGCCGCCATGATGAAGGGCTTCCTCGATCAGATCCATTACGAGTTCTGCCTGACGCTTCCTGGAGCACCCGAAAAGCACAATGCGGACCGCACGGAAGACGGCGGAAAGACGCTGCGCTGGGATCTCGCTCCGACGCTCACTGCAGGCGGCGACAAGCACATCCAAGCGGAATTCCGTCTGTGGAACAAGCCGCACATCATTCTGACCGCTGCAGTCGCCATCGTCTCCCTCGCGCTCGCCGTCCTCTTCTTCATCCTCAGGCAGAAGAGTGATGCGGGAGAGCGCGGCAAGAAGCTGATCCTCGCCACCGTCTTCGCCGTCCTCGCGCTCGCCGTCTTCGCCTTCTCCGCATGGCAGCTGACAACGGCTTCTGGATTTACCGCAGAGGATTCGATCTCGCCCGCATACGTCAAGGACGCGGCGAAGTAGGCAGCGCCATCGAGCCGATCTGCGGCAATAAGAAAGGAGCTTCCCTATGAAAATCAGAGCATTCTTCCTCGCGCTGCTCTTCGCGCTCCTCCTTCTTCCCGCCGCAGGCGGTGCAGCAGGGCTCGCAGACGAGGAGATGGAGCTCGGCGGCATCCGTCTCGGCGATACGAGAGAGGAGGTCGAGGACGTCTACGGCGAAGGCGATCACGTCGCGGACGGCGTGACGAAGTGGGGCGGCACGACCGTCCACATCTTCGCTTGTGACTACGGCGATTCCCTCTCCGTGCAGTACCGCGATGAAGGCGACGCCTGCCGCGTCATTGGCGTGCACCTCGGCGTGAACAACGTGAACAAGTACAACGAAAGGCCGTCCGCCGAGGCGCAGATGATCGAAACGCCGAGCGGCATCCATCTGGACAGCACGCTTGAGGACCTCAACGCCGTCTACGGCTATATCCCCAAGCCCGAATGCAGTCACAATGCGCCGCCCGTCTGCGGTTATTTCTACGACAGCGCAGACGCCACGCTCGCCTTCTACATCTGCAAGGAGCACAGCCCCGGCATCCGCTCGATCTGGCTGCGTGAGAAGCGGACGAGATAGGGCATACAGCAAGATAAAAGCCCCGAAGCCATCGCGCGATGGCTTCGGGGCTTTTCTGCGAGCGCATCAGTCCTGCGTCTCGTCCTTTTCCACATGCTCTTTCCAGCTGCCGCTCTCGGCGCTCGGATCGGCTACGGCTTCCGCTACATAGGCGCTGACGGCGTCGAAGTTCCTGCGCACGCCCGATTTCGTGTTGCGGTAGGTCACGGCGTTCTTCTTGTTGACGCCGATATTTGCCGCTTCCTTCTCCGCATCAATGTTTGCGCCGAGGTAGATGAAATCCCAGCCTGCCTTCTCCTGCTTGTCGGAAATCATCTCTTTGATCTTCTCGCGCGTGAACTCCTCGCTGGCGTTCTCCAGGCCATCCGTGATGATGACGAAGACGACCTTCGTATCCTTGTTCTCGATGCCCTCCGTGCGCGCGACCTTGAGGATCGTCGAGCCTACGGCGTCCAAAAGCGCCGTCGTGCCGCCGACCTCGTACTCCATATCCGTCAGCGGCTTGATGCGACGGATGTCTTCGCGGTTATAGATCGTATCGACCTTGTCGTTGAAGAGAACTGTCGTGACATTGACCTTCGCATCGAGCTTCTTCTCCTTCTCGATCATCGAATTGAAGCCGCCGATCGTATCCGACTCCAGCCCCGACATCGAGCCGCTCTTGTCGAGCACCATCACGAGTTCCACGCGCGCGGGCTTCTCCTTGTCCGCCGCTTCGGCGGGTACGGCAGCTCCCAAGAATGCACAAAGTGCAAGCGCGAGAAAGGAAAGCGTCCATTTTTTCCACATGTTCAAGACCTCCTCTTTTCCTACAGTCTTCACTGTTTTCATTATAGCGCATTTTCCTTTGAAGCGGTACTGCCTTATATAACAGACTGGTGAGAAAATCCCCCGCCGCAGACATTCTGCTGGACTGCACCCCAAAATACGGACAGTGAATAAAAATCCCTCCTGTTGTAGAATAAGAACTACAACAGGAGGGATTCGTTATGCCAAGACAATATACAAAAATTGAGCAGTTATCCGATGAAATCTTCCGTCTCAAGACAGAAGGAAAAACACATCGGCAAATTGGTGAAATCTATGGATTGACCAAAGAGCAAATCAAGGGATTCATAAAACGCCAACGGCGTAAAGATCGCTTAAGGAAAGCCGGATATATTCCTCGTCCGAAAGGGCGCCCACGCAAACAAGCAATCGATGAGCGCACCTCTTTACAAAACGAAGTAATCGAACTCCGTATGAAGGTCGATGTCCTGCGAAATTTTCTTTGCGAGGTTGGAAGGAGGTGAGCGTCAAATATCGTGTTATTGAGCGGTTGCGTAACGTCTATCCGGTTGTCGCTTTGTGCCGGATTCTGGAAGTATCGCGCAGCGGTTACTACGACTGGCGATATCGAATGCAGGAATCACATGCAGATGCCTGGCTGGAGCAACAAATCTTGACCTGTCAGGAATAAACACATTTCACATACGGCTATCGTCGCGTCTGCAAATGGCTTCGAAAACATACGGGGATTCACGTAAATCGAAAGCGTGTTTTGCGTGTCATGCGCAAAATCGATGCTCTCGCACAAATTCGCCGTCGTCGTCCATATACGCATTACAAAGACGCGGCACATCGCTATGAAAACTTGTTAAAGCGGCAATTCAATCCGGAGCGCCCAAATCAATTTTGGGCAACAGATATCACGTATATACCGACGGCACATGGCATGTGCTATCTGTGCGCCGTCATTGATCAATGCGGCAAAATGGTGCTGGGATGGCGCATCGGCACAGATATGACAGCTTCACTCGTTACGGACACCGTGCGTGACGCCTTACAAAAGGAAATGGTCGCTAATGGACTAATCCTCCACAGCGACCAAGGCTCGCAGTACTCTTCCCAAGCGTATTACGACCTAAGTCAAGAATACCACTTCACGCCGTCAATGTCAAAGCGTGGCTGCCCGTATGACAATGCTTCGATGGAAAATTTCTTTGGAACGCTGAAGTCGGAATGCTTACATCGGATGAAGTTTGGATCAAGGAAGGAGTTAGAGGAAACTGTAGCACAATATATACACTTTTACAACTATGAGCGCATACAACTGAAAAGCGGTCTTACTCCATACGAAATATGGAGCAAAACCGCATAAATCAGCGTAATTCTACGACAGTGGTTTATTTTCTTGTCCGCTTAGCAGGGAGCAGTCCATTTCGGCAAGGGGGATTCTTTACCACTTTCATTAAGTAGTGTAGCTTATGCAATTTCCGTGCGTTTTTTTGCGCCGCGATACGATTCAGCGAGAATCTGGATCGGGTGGTAGACGACCTGCGGCATGTTGTTGTGCACGATACCGTCCGTGATGTGCATGCGGCAGCTCGGGCAGCTCGTCGCCACGAGGTCTGCGCCCGTCGCGTTGATGTTGTTGCACTTCCTGTCGTTGATCTCACGGCTCAGTTCGTAGTGCGCCATGCAGAAGGAGCCGCCGCAGCCGCAGCAGCGGTCGTGTTCTTTCATCTCGACGAATTCTACGCCCGGAATGGCCTTCAAGACCTCGCGCGGCTGCTCTGTGATGCCGAGACCGCGGATCATGTGGCACGGATCGTGCATCGTGACCTTCTTGTGGACAGGATTCAAGGTGTCCGTACGGAAGCCTTTCTCGATGAGAAGTTCGCTGATCTCTCTGACCTTCGCCGCCATCTTCTCAGCGCGAGGACGCCATTCGGGATCGTCCTTGAGCCACTCAGGATAGTGTTTTAAGGCCTCTACGCACGAGCCGCAGGCGCCGATGATGTAGTCGACATCGAGATCTTCAAAGACGCGGATCGTGTTGCGTGCGAGCTGGTTCGCAAGGTCGAAGGCGCCCGACACATGGATCGGCGTGCCGCAGCAGTGCTGTTTCGACGGCAGAACGACCTCGATGTCGTTCGCCTTGAGCACGTCGATGACGGCGTCGCCCATGTCCGTGTACATGTAGTTGATCGTGCAGCCCGTGAAGAAGGCGACGCGGAACTTGGGATTCGCCACCTTGATGACCTCGGGATATTGACTGCGCAAAGGACGCGCAGCAATCGGCGGCGTCGCACGCGTCGCGTCCATGCCCGGCATGGGAAGGCGCGACTGCACGGCGTTCTTGCCCGGCACTTCCTTGAAGGTCATCCAGCCGAACATGCCGCCGAGCTTCAGCGCGGTGTCGAAGAGCGGGCGGTTCTGCAGGAGACGGAAGACGTTCTTCTTGATCGGGTGCAGGCCGCGTGCCTTGACAGCGGCGTTCCTGCCGCGCAGGATCAGCTCGTCGGCTGCGACGCCGCACGGGCAGTTCGCTGCGCAGCTCTTGCAGTTCAGGCACATCGCCATGATGTGGTCAAATTCCGCCGAGATGGGAATCTTGCCCGAGAGATAGCCCTGCATCAGAGAGATCTTGCCGCGTGCGACCATCTGCTCCTTGCCGGTCTCGCGGTAAATCGGACAGACGGCTTGGCAGTTGCCGCACTTCATGCAGTTTGCCATCGCGTTCTCGATGTCAGCGAGGAGCGATGTGTCTTGCTTGTTCAGGTCTGCCGCCGTAAATTTTTTCGTATCTTCAGCCATAGGTCAGCACTCTCCAATCAATTTGCCCGGGTTCAGAATGAGATTCGGGTCGAGTGCGCGCTTGATCTGGCGCATGGCCTCCATGCCTTCCTTGCCGTGCTGCAGCTCCATCCAAGGCAGCTTGCCGAGGCCGATGCCGTGCTCGCCCGAGAGCGTGCCGCCGAGCTCGACCGCACCGCGGAAGATGTCATCCATCGCCTCGTGGACGCGCTTCGTTTCTTCTTCGTCGCGCAGGTCGCAGACGATCGTCGGGTGCATGTTGCCGTCACCCGCATGACCGAACGTGCCGATCGTGACGTTGTGATCCTTCGCCGCCTTCTTGACGATGGCGAGGAATGCCGGAATCTTGCTCCTCGGAACGGTCGCATCTTCGACGAACGTCGTCGGGCGCAGCTTTGCAAGGCACGGAAGCGCCATGCGGCGAGCTGTCCAGAGCTGTTCCTTGTGCTTCGCATCACGGGCGAGCGTGACCTCGCGTGCGTTGTTTTCTTCCAGAACCTTCATGACCTTGTCCGCCTCGTCCTCGACGACTGTCGGATGACCGTCGACCTCGATGAGGAGGATTGCGTCGGCGTCCGTCGGCAGGCCGACGTGCATGAAGTCTTCGACCGTGCGGATCGTCGCGTTGTCAAGGATTTCGAGCGTCGCAGGAATGATCTTCGCGGCGATGATGCCTGAGACAGCGCGGCCCGCATCCTCGATCGTATCGAAGATCGCGACCATGCTCTTCGTCTTTTCCGGCGCGGGAACGAGCTTCAAGAGAGCCTTCGTGACGACGCCGAGCGTGCCTTCCGAACCTGTGAAGAGCTTCGTCATGTCGTAGCCCGAGACATCCTTGACGTTCTTGCCGCCCGTATGCAGCACATCGCCGTTCGCGAGGACGACTTCAAGGCCCTGCACATAGTTCTTCGTGATGCCGTACTTGAGTCCACGCAGGCCGCCCGAGTTCTCCGCGATCGTGCCGCCGAGGCTCGCCGTCTTGACCGTGCCCGGATCGGGCGGGTAGATGAGGCCGAACTGCGCGATATGGTCGTTGATGTCCTGTACGATGACGCCCGCCTCGACCTCGGCGATGAGGTTTTCGAGATCGACGTCGATGATCTTCTTGAAGCGGAGCATAGAGAGGACGATGCCGCCCTTCAAAGGCGCCGTGCCCGCCGAGAGGTTCGTGCCCGAGCCGCGCGTGTAGACGGGGATCTTGTGCTCGTTCGCAAACTTCAGAACCTTCGAGACTTCCTCCGTCGTGCCGGGGCTGACGACGACATCCGGCATGTAGATGTGACCGGGCGTAGCATCATAGGAATAGGAGTAAAGTTCCTCTTCCTTCGACTGAACATTCTCCGCGCCGACGATCTTCGTCATTTCTTCTACCAGCTGCTGCTTTTCCATTTAGTGTGCACCTCTTTCATGATGGTGTTGATCATAGATAAAAACTATAAGGAGATAAACCTCCTATAATCCTAAGTATCGCATATTTTTCGTATTTGTCAATGGAAAATTGCGACTTTTGACAATAATTCCGATGGGTTTATTGTAAAATGAAATCGGACACGAAAAAAAGACAGGCAGAAGCACCTGTGGCAGAGTATTCGGAGAGAAACCTACGCCGAAAGAAGCATCCTGCATGTCCGAGAAACATTCTGCTCACAACAACGCGAAACTTCAAACATCGGATTTTCTAACCGTTTTTCAAAACAGAGCGGATGAACTCAGCTCGCAGCAAAGGAAATATTAGGATACCGCACTCCGAAGAGCTGTTTCAAGGACGATTCAACCACATTGCTTCTGCTGCTTGAAAATTTGGGGGAGATCGTCCGATTTGCTGCCGCAATTCACCTGGTTATTATTTCCTTCCGAATCATCTCTTTCCTATTGTAAAATCACGCGCTTTATATTATCATAAAAGAGTAACGATTCCAGGGTGCTATACGGGGATAGCCTCTGGTTATGGAACGGGTGCTCCATGCCGTTCTTCGAAAGGAAGCACCGATAAATTGAGTACGACGTATCAGCGCTTCCCAAACAGCAATGGAGGTGTTAGTAAATGAGTACGGAAACAAAAAGCCAAAGCGACAAGATTCACGAGGCCGAACTGGCGTTTGACCGGAAAAGGCGTACCTTCGGCATGATCTGCGGGCCGATCTGTGCCATCCTCGTCATGATCACGCCGATTCCCGATCTGCCGCTTCCGGCGCACAAACTCCTGGCGATCATGACGTTGATCGCTCTGTGGTGGATCACGGAGCCGATCCCCATCCCGGTGACGTCGCTCCTCGGGCCGACGCTTGCCGTCATCTGCGGCGTCGTGGGAGCGAAGGACGCCTATGCGGCATTCGCGAATCCCATGATCTTCCTCTTCATGGGCGGCTTCATCATTGCCAAGGGCATGATGATGCACGGACTCGACCGAAAATTCGCCTTCGCGCTCCTGTCGATGTCCTGGGTCGGATCGAACCCCAGGCGCATCTTCCTCGCCGTCGGTCTCGCCTGCGCACTGTGCTCGGGCTGGGTCAGCAACACGGCGACGGCGGCCATGATGTTCCCGATCGCGCTCGGCCTTCTGGAAGCAATCAAGGAGATGTTCGCTGCGAACGGCAAGACGATCGAGCTGCACGAATACAAGTACGCCACGGGTCTCATGCTCATGACGGCTTATGCGTGCTCCATCGGCGGCGTCCTGACCCCGATCGGTACGCCCCCGAACATCATCATGCTCGGTTTCCTCGACCAGATGGCCGGCATCCACATCTCCTTCTTTGAATGGATGATCTGGGGCTTCGTCGCCATGGTCATCTACTTCATCATCGCATACCTGATTCTCGTCAACATGTTCCCCGCCGACGTCAAGCGCATCGACGGGGCAGAGGCATTCATCGCCGAGAAGCGCCGCGCTCTCGGCGGCTGGACGCGTGCGCAGAAAAATACGCTCGTCGGCTTCTGCGTCGCCGTCATCCTCTGGGTCACGCCGGGCATCCTGAACATTGCCCTCGGCCCCGATTCGCCGATTCTCAAGATGTACAGCAAGCTCTTCCCCGAAGCGATCGCCGCGATGGCGGGTGCTCTCCTGCTCTTCTTCCTGCCCGTCAACTGGAAGGAGCGCGAGTTCACGCTGAACTGGAAGGACGCCGCCGCGGGCATCGAGTGGGGCACGCTGATCCTCTTCGGCGGCGGTCTTGCGATGGGCGGCATGATGTACAAGACGGGTCTTTCGACGTGGGTCGGCGACTGCATCGTCGGCTGGATGGGCGGCGAGCCGTCGCTCTTCATGATGGTCGCGATCTTCTCCGTCATGGCGCTTCTCCTGTCGGAGCTTTCGTCGCACACGGCTGCTACAAACATGATCGGCCCCTTGGGCGTCACGGCCGCCATGGCGGCGGGCTTCAGCCCGATTCCCGTTGCGGTCGGCATCGCGCTCTCCTCGTCGCTCGGCTTCATGCTGCCGGTGTCGACGCCGCCGAACGCCATCGTCTACGCGTCGGGCTACGTGCCCATCACGAAGATGATCAAGACGGGCGTCTACATCGACTTCATCGGCATCTTCTGCGTGACGATCCCGATCGTGCTCTACCTCGTCGAGTTCATCGTCGGTGCGCGCTGAGACAGGTATTCTCCGTCTGCGGCAAAACCCGAAGGACGGTCATGAATCCTTGTGCAATATTGTGTAATGCAAAAGGCCGCTGCATGGGTCCACGAGACTTCATGCAGCGGCTTTCTCGCTTTTGTTTAGGAGGAAATATGGCAAAAGAAATCGAGCGCAAGTTCCTCGTCCATAGGGAGCTTTGGCAGCCGAAGGACGAAGGAATCGAGATCGCGCAGGGCTATCTCGCAGCGGATAAGAAGCGTGCCGTGCGCGTGCGCCTGGCAGGAGATCGCGCATGGCTGACCGTCAAGGGGCCGACGAAGGGTGTCGAACGACTGGAATTCGAGTACGAGATCCCCGCGGCGGACGCACGCGCCATGCTCGCCCTCTGCGAGCGTCCATGGATTGAAAAGCGCCGCTATCTGGAGCGATGCGGTGCGCATACATGGGAAATCGACTGCTTTAGGGGCGAGAATGAGGGCCTCGTCGTAGCCGAGATCGAGCTTTCTGCGGCGGACGAGATGTTCGAGCATCCGACATGGCTCGGCGCGGAGGTATCCGACGACAGCCGCTACCTAAACGCAAGCCTCATGCGCCTGCCTTTCTCGCGCTGGCGGAATTGAGGATGTGTCAATCCTC is from Selenomonas sputigena ATCC 35185 and encodes:
- a CDS encoding IS3 family transposase yields the protein MHVNRKRVLRVMRKIDALAQIRRRRPYTHYKDAAHRYENLLKRQFNPERPNQFWATDITYIPTAHGMCYLCAVIDQCGKMVLGWRIGTDMTASLVTDTVRDALQKEMVANGLILHSDQGSQYSSQAYYDLSQEYHFTPSMSKRGCPYDNASMENFFGTLKSECLHRMKFGSRKELEETVAQYIHFYNYERIQLKSGLTPYEIWSKTA
- a CDS encoding FAD-binding oxidoreductase is translated as MEKQQLVEEMTKIVGAENVQSKEEELYSYSYDATPGHIYMPDVVVSPGTTEEVSKVLKFANEHKIPVYTRGSGTNLSAGTAPLKGGIVLSMLRFKKIIDVDLENLIAEVEAGVIVQDINDHIAQFGLIYPPDPGTVKTASLGGTIAENSGGLRGLKYGITKNYVQGLEVVLANGDVLHTGGKNVKDVSGYDMTKLFTGSEGTLGVVTKALLKLVPAPEKTKSMVAIFDTIEDAGRAVSGIIAAKIIPATLEILDNATIRTVEDFMHVGLPTDADAILLIEVDGHPTVVEDEADKVMKVLEENNAREVTLARDAKHKEQLWTARRMALPCLAKLRPTTFVEDATVPRSKIPAFLAIVKKAAKDHNVTIGTFGHAGDGNMHPTIVCDLRDEEETKRVHEAMDDIFRGAVELGGTLSGEHGIGLGKLPWMELQHGKEGMEAMRQIKRALDPNLILNPGKLIGEC
- a CDS encoding vWA domain-containing protein; the encoded protein is MWKKWTLSFLALALCAFLGAAVPAEAADKEKPARVELVMVLDKSGSMSGLESDTIGGFNSMIEKEKKLDAKVNVTTVLFNDKVDTIYNREDIRRIKPLTDMEYEVGGTTALLDAVGSTILKVARTEGIENKDTKVVFVIITDGLENASEEFTREKIKEMISDKQEKAGWDFIYLGANIDAEKEAANIGVNKKNAVTYRNTKSGVRRNFDAVSAYVAEAVADPSAESGSWKEHVEKDETQD
- a CDS encoding CYTH domain-containing protein, whose protein sequence is MAKEIERKFLVHRELWQPKDEGIEIAQGYLAADKKRAVRVRLAGDRAWLTVKGPTKGVERLEFEYEIPAADARAMLALCERPWIEKRRYLERCGAHTWEIDCFRGENEGLVVAEIELSAADEMFEHPTWLGAEVSDDSRYLNASLMRLPFSRWRN
- a CDS encoding SLC13 family permease — translated: MSTETKSQSDKIHEAELAFDRKRRTFGMICGPICAILVMITPIPDLPLPAHKLLAIMTLIALWWITEPIPIPVTSLLGPTLAVICGVVGAKDAYAAFANPMIFLFMGGFIIAKGMMMHGLDRKFAFALLSMSWVGSNPRRIFLAVGLACALCSGWVSNTATAAMMFPIALGLLEAIKEMFAANGKTIELHEYKYATGLMLMTAYACSIGGVLTPIGTPPNIIMLGFLDQMAGIHISFFEWMIWGFVAMVIYFIIAYLILVNMFPADVKRIDGAEAFIAEKRRALGGWTRAQKNTLVGFCVAVILWVTPGILNIALGPDSPILKMYSKLFPEAIAAMAGALLLFFLPVNWKEREFTLNWKDAAAGIEWGTLILFGGGLAMGGMMYKTGLSTWVGDCIVGWMGGEPSLFMMVAIFSVMALLLSELSSHTAATNMIGPLGVTAAMAAGFSPIPVAVGIALSSSLGFMLPVSTPPNAIVYASGYVPITKMIKTGVYIDFIGIFCVTIPIVLYLVEFIVGAR
- a CDS encoding NHL repeat-containing protein, which codes for MKTSWKKLLTVVSTALLCGALLTGCGGSGGSGGSDGSGGGMLGSKSLGPDAPKEVVAQLKLGDKDVPLYEYKGAALPEKLQGFHSNLAVTKNAIYGISFVAASKEFHLQKMNLENGAITSVEDLGNVENEPITSDGTNIYFITKKDDNIGVYDGNAVSNFSNKDAAVIRAIFGEKTAYTSGTFVSNSGIMAGTISKDGTKDMKSVLPKDEFAKLQDAKDASAEKNSFLACADKDGFYITTLATHGGDSGKWTKPLHMYGPDGKKIRTFECNEGIPDSAEKRKISERQSIATKDYVVFYDRGFLRVFNKKDGKYVGDVELKIDGKNIEPAGAAVDDENHIYFIDHETDANIYRIDL
- a CDS encoding (Fe-S)-binding protein, translated to MAEDTKKFTAADLNKQDTSLLADIENAMANCMKCGNCQAVCPIYRETGKEQMVARGKISLMQGYLSGKIPISAEFDHIMAMCLNCKSCAANCPCGVAADELILRGRNAAVKARGLHPIKKNVFRLLQNRPLFDTALKLGGMFGWMTFKEVPGKNAVQSRLPMPGMDATRATPPIAARPLRSQYPEVIKVANPKFRVAFFTGCTINYMYTDMGDAVIDVLKANDIEVVLPSKQHCCGTPIHVSGAFDLANQLARNTIRVFEDLDVDYIIGACGSCVEALKHYPEWLKDDPEWRPRAEKMAAKVREISELLIEKGFRTDTLNPVHKKVTMHDPCHMIRGLGITEQPREVLKAIPGVEFVEMKEHDRCCGCGGSFCMAHYELSREINDRKCNNINATGADLVATSCPSCRMHITDGIVHNNMPQVVYHPIQILAESYRGAKKRTEIA